From Pelagicoccus sp. SDUM812003, a single genomic window includes:
- a CDS encoding Bax inhibitor-1/YccA family protein, producing MRTSNPALSDKAFQTDAPASGKVMTINGTVNKTGMLLSLCIFVAAVSWDKAFTAAEQTGSAAALFPWMIGSSIAGLIIALITVFKKTAAPITAPLYAIVEGVFIGIISAFFEMSYPGIVFQAATLTFGVLFALLLAYRSGLIKATENFKLGIAAATGGIFLVYLASMVLGFFGISMPLIHDSGVIGIGFSLFVVVIAALNLVLDFDFIENGAAQGAPKYLEWYAAFGLLVTLIWLYIEILRLLSKLRSR from the coding sequence ATGAGAACCTCGAATCCCGCCCTAAGCGATAAAGCCTTTCAAACCGACGCCCCCGCCAGCGGTAAGGTCATGACCATCAACGGCACCGTCAACAAGACTGGCATGCTGTTATCCCTTTGCATCTTCGTGGCCGCGGTGTCGTGGGACAAAGCCTTCACCGCAGCGGAGCAGACTGGGAGCGCTGCGGCTCTCTTCCCGTGGATGATCGGCAGCTCCATCGCCGGACTGATCATCGCCCTGATCACCGTTTTCAAGAAAACCGCCGCACCCATCACCGCTCCGCTCTACGCCATCGTGGAGGGCGTGTTCATCGGCATCATTTCCGCCTTTTTCGAAATGTCCTATCCAGGCATCGTCTTCCAGGCGGCCACGCTGACCTTCGGGGTGCTTTTCGCCCTCTTATTGGCCTATCGTTCGGGTCTGATCAAAGCTACGGAAAACTTCAAACTCGGCATCGCGGCCGCCACCGGGGGCATCTTTCTGGTCTATCTGGCGAGCATGGTGCTCGGTTTCTTCGGCATATCCATGCCGTTGATACACGACAGCGGAGTGATCGGCATCGGCTTCAGCCTCTTCGTAGTGGTGATCGCCGCGTTGAACCTGGTGCTGGATTTCGACTTCATCGAAAACGGGGCGGCTCAGGGAGCGCCCAAGTACTTGGAGTGGTACGCCGCCTTCGGCTTGTTGGTCACCCTGATCTGGCTCTACATCGAGATCCTGCGCTTGCTGTCCAAGCTGAGGAGTCGCTAG